In Persicimonas caeni, a single window of DNA contains:
- a CDS encoding SDR family oxidoreductase — MTQRSHPEVVVITGATAGVGRATAEAFARQGAHIGLLARGQERLESTRRRIEELGGKAIGISTDVADAEQVERAAARVEEEFGPIDVWVNNAMTSVFSPAIEIEPEEYKRVMEVNFLGFVHGTQSALERMLPRNRGSIVLVGSALAKRGIPLQAPYCASKHAIQGYFESLRTELLHDDSDIKLSIVHLPAINTPQFDWVKSRLDNRAQPVPPIYQPEVAADAIVYAAHNDRREVYVGAPTVKTIFGNRIAPWYADRYLAKNGYDGQQTDEPEDPNRPNNLWEPAPGDPGAHGRFDDRNPRARSPQLWATQHRTELGLAAIGIGLAIGLTAGLRS, encoded by the coding sequence ATGACCCAACGCAGCCATCCGGAGGTAGTCGTCATTACAGGTGCCACCGCAGGCGTCGGACGCGCCACCGCAGAGGCGTTTGCGCGCCAAGGCGCCCACATCGGACTGCTGGCCCGGGGCCAAGAGCGACTCGAATCGACCCGACGCCGGATCGAGGAACTGGGAGGAAAGGCCATCGGCATCTCGACCGACGTGGCCGACGCCGAACAGGTCGAGCGCGCGGCGGCGCGCGTCGAGGAGGAGTTCGGCCCCATCGACGTGTGGGTCAACAACGCCATGACCTCGGTGTTCTCGCCGGCCATCGAGATCGAGCCCGAGGAGTACAAGCGCGTCATGGAGGTCAACTTTCTGGGCTTTGTCCACGGCACGCAGAGCGCGCTCGAGCGTATGCTGCCGCGTAACCGCGGGTCGATCGTGCTGGTCGGCTCGGCGCTGGCCAAGCGCGGCATTCCGTTGCAAGCGCCCTACTGCGCCTCGAAACACGCCATTCAGGGCTACTTCGAATCGCTGCGCACCGAGTTGCTCCACGATGACAGCGACATCAAGCTATCCATCGTGCACTTGCCGGCGATCAACACGCCGCAATTCGACTGGGTCAAGAGTCGGCTGGACAACCGCGCTCAGCCCGTGCCGCCCATCTACCAGCCGGAGGTTGCTGCCGACGCCATCGTCTACGCGGCGCATAACGACCGGCGTGAGGTCTACGTCGGAGCGCCGACGGTCAAGACGATCTTCGGCAACAGAATCGCGCCTTGGTATGCCGACCGTTACCTGGCCAAAAACGGCTACGATGGCCAGCAGACCGACGAGCCCGAAGATCCCAACCGCCCCAACAACCTGTGGGAGCCTGCGCCTGGCGACCCCGGCGCCCACGGCCGCTTCGACGACCGCAACCCTCGCGCACGCAGCCCGCAACTGTGGGCGACCCAGCACCGCACCGAGCTGGGCCTGGCGGCCATCGGCATCGGCTTGGCCATCGGTCTAACGGCCGGCCTGCGCTCCTAA